The following coding sequences are from one Seonamhaeicola sp. ML3 window:
- a CDS encoding methylated-DNA--[protein]-cysteine S-methyltransferase, protein METCIIYTPLGYAKIVGDVDGITSISILNTEEKVTDIIPEVLEDCAIQLKEYFDGSRKQFSLKLNPQGTDFQKKVWEYLEQIPYGKTCSYLELSKALGDSKAIRAVANANGKNPIWIVIPCHRIIGSDGSLTGYAGGLHRKQWLLNHESPFKQMSLF, encoded by the coding sequence ATGGAAACTTGTATCATCTACACGCCTTTGGGATATGCTAAAATTGTTGGCGATGTTGATGGTATCACTTCTATATCCATTTTAAATACCGAAGAAAAAGTCACCGATATAATTCCTGAAGTTCTTGAAGACTGTGCGATTCAACTCAAGGAATATTTTGACGGTTCCCGAAAACAATTCAGCTTAAAACTAAATCCTCAAGGAACCGATTTTCAAAAAAAAGTTTGGGAATATCTTGAACAAATCCCTTACGGCAAAACATGTTCGTATTTAGAACTTTCAAAAGCGCTGGGAGATTCCAAGGCCATAAGGGCCGTGGCAAATGCCAACGGGAAAAACCCGATATGGATTGTTATACCCTGCCACAGAATTATAGGTTCAGACGGCAGCCTAACTGGCTATGCCGGTGGATTACACCGAAAACAATGGCTTCTTAATCACGAAAGTCCGTTTAAACAAATGTCTCTTTTTTAG